The Bacillus marinisedimentorum genome has a segment encoding these proteins:
- a CDS encoding CoA-binding protein has protein sequence MQIPGDETLKEILTPPKRVAIVGLSGKPDRASNEVGGYLKEQGFEIIPVNPGENEVFGIKAVKSLSDIEGHVDIVDVFRGSEHLPEIAEETVKIGADVFWAQLGVSNEEAYDHLKENNVEVVMDRCMLQEHNRLGN, from the coding sequence ATGCAGATACCAGGTGATGAAACACTCAAAGAAATATTAACCCCGCCAAAGCGTGTGGCTATTGTAGGATTATCAGGGAAGCCTGACCGGGCATCCAACGAAGTCGGCGGATACTTGAAAGAACAGGGGTTTGAAATCATCCCTGTTAATCCTGGAGAAAATGAAGTGTTTGGAATAAAAGCCGTGAAAAGTCTTTCTGACATTGAAGGGCATGTAGATATTGTCGATGTGTTCAGAGGTTCTGAACACTTGCCCGAGATTGCTGAAGAAACCGTGAAGATAGGCGCTGATGTTTTCTGGGCACAGCTTGGTGTTTCAAATGAAGAAGCATATGATCATTTGAAGGAAAACAATGTGGAGGTTGTGATGGACCGCTGTATGCTTCAGGAACATAATCGGCTTGGGAATTAA